AGAGCCACGCGGTTTCCAAAGCCAGGACTAAGCGCGATTCCTTGGTGTGTGTTGGTCCATTATTGTTCTTGGTGCCTTAATGCTCTCAAAGCATTTAGGGGCTGACAGACCCCTTGTATTTCATACTAAACAGGAGCAATTCCAAAGCCGAGCTCTTCTGGGTAGGCTCCAAATGACCTCTGTGGCTCAGCCCCCTGGGTGTGATCGGTGGGGCACCTGGGGTCAGGGAAGCTGGGGTATGCAGAGGACAACGAGTGGGATCTCCTTGGTCACTTTCCTGGTGGTCGTGCCCGGCAATTAGAAAATGGCTATAAAATAacgttaattaaaaaaaaaaaggatcttatTCATTTTCCCTTTAGGAGATTGAACTGATCATGTATATTAATTTCTATCCTGAATTGATGGGAACTTATATGTTTGGAATGTCCTACTGTAAGACTGATGAATGTAAAGAGTTAATTTCAGGGTACAGTATTGCcttaatggttttaaaaaataaactatttttaaaaattatttggggaGTTTTGAGTGATGCTGTGAGATGAACTGCTTGTCTGGAAAAACAAGTACCAACTATAGGGTCTGCCCTGAACCCAAGCCTGAGGTCGTCTCTGCCTGTCAGGGTCCGGTAACAGAGTGGACCTGGGACAGTGCGGCCCCAGAAGACAAAACCCAGCACCAACATTGGTCAGTAAAAGCTCTTTATTGGTCCCCTCATCAGACATGTCTCTATCACCCCCAGGCAGTGTGCGCGGGCCCTGCAGAAATTACAAAATTGGACGGAGCAGTTCTACCCTCTAAGGACTGGGGGCACATGGCGAGCCCACATCAGCGTCTCACCAGCTGCTAAGGTGGGGGCTGTGCGGGTGGGGGGCTGCGGTCCCTGAGCGCGGGCGTCTGGGGTCTGCCTGTGGGCGCCGTCTCTGCCGGCTCCTGACCCTGGTGTTGCTGCAGGCAGACCCCAGCCCCCCCGGGCTGCAGACACGGCTCCCAGTGGCCCAGAAAGAAGGCTGGCACAGTGGCTCCATCTCGGCCCCGTCTCTGACCTGGGCCACGGAAGCCCGCATGGCCACAAGCCCTGGGTGAGCACCGCTGCGGACCTGGTACCCGACTGCACTCATGGTTGAGAACTGCGCTGGCTGGCAGGCCTCGTGAAGGggacttttcttttctccaagtCTTGCTGAATTTCCTGAGGGAAAGCATCCACGTTGTCCTGGACACAGGGGAGGCAAAATCTCTTGGAGTAGAATAGACTGCATTCCTGAAAGAAGGGCAGGGAGTGCTGAGTGCCACAAGAAGCCCAGTGCAGCATCTCCCAGAGGGCAGCCCTTCACtgcaggcagggcaggggggTGAGGCAAGGCCCCCAGATACACAGCAGCAGAGAGGAGCTGGGGGGTGTGGCCAGAGCCAGACAGCAAAAGGGAGAGGGGAGCACAGGGGCCTGGCTGCCCACCTCCAGGAGGGTGGTCCTCATCTAAGAGAAGAGCCGGTGGGCCTCCAGGAGGGCAATGGGGGCAAAAGAGCCAGGGCCGGAGCCCGCAGGCCATGGGCCTGGTTGGGTGAGACCCGCGAAGGCGGCCAGGAGAAACGGCGCAGCCTGGCTTCTGCAGGGCGGGGCTCCACCGTGGGCCGAGGATGAGCACAAGCCAGGCCCAACGGGCTGGAAACCCGAGGTCCCTCCCTCTCCCGGCTATCACGGCGGTGGGGCAGGGGCTTGGTGACACCGGTGCTGGGAGCAGCCAGGGACGGGAAGGACAGCCCACAGAGGTGGAGGCCACGGCCGAGTGGCTGGTCCGGGCAGGCCAGAACTGCTCCTCCACGTACCGTGGCGACCGTGGCATCCACTAACACTGCACTGATGCCCATCCGGCACAGGGCCCGGACCTGCCTCCCAGCCGCCCTGCAGCCAGGGGTGGCCACGAGGCTGAGTCTGCTCAGCAGCGTCACCACAGCTGCATGCCACCTCCTGGTCGTGCTCTCTGAAGGAACAGGTGTGTGCACTCCTGTCCCTTCCCACCAGTGGGGATGTAGATGTGATGGTGGGAGCTGCAACTTACAAAGGGCACCCGACGGGTCCTGTGCTGAGGACCACAGCTGTGCCCCACCAGCCAGCGCCACCTGGGCCAGGCTCTGTTTGTCTCATCTGTCCCGTGTATCGGGGTCCCTTCCTTCCAGGAGCTTAGGCTGTGCCTCAACCAAGACAACCGTGGAGATCTGACGCCACACGGGGCCCCGTCCCCTCTGGCACCAAGTGCGGCCCAAACTCCCAGGGCGGCAGTCCTGGCTTTCCCCCGCCTGGCCCCACTCCCAACTCCAGCTGCTTCCGGTCCACACAGGGCCTCAGCGGCGCCAGCTGCCTGTTTCCTCACACGGCCCCACGGTAGTGTGGCTCCCTCTGGGCCTTTGCCTGAGCTGAGGCTTCCTCCCACCTGCCAGTCTCATCACCTTGACTTCTGATGGATGGAGACTGGCTGTCCCAATCTGCTCTGTGACACAGCCCCCCTGCCCCTCCGCTGCTGGCCCTCGGCCCCCAGCCAGAATACTCAGGGATGCTTGGGCTGCAGAGTCACTCGGGGTAAGGGTCTTCCGCCTTCCATCCGTCCTCAGGCTTTCACACAAAAGGCTCAGCTAGCCCAGTGAACTGGGCCAACGCCACCTCTccaaacctcagtctcctcacctgtaaaatgggtgcGGCACCGCTCTGCCTAACTAGGGCCGGGGTAGGACTGAAGAAGGCATTGCTGGCAACACAAGCCCCAAGCACAGGGTCTGGCACACAACAAACGCTCCGGAAAGCACGCCCCTTCCTCTGGAAGGGCCCTAGGACGATTAGAAAGGCGGCCACggtcccatggagggaagagcacAATGCCAGCTGCACTTAGTCGGGGAGGGGAGGCGATTAGGGGctaaggggtggggaggggggcagtgcaGAGCCTCCAAGAATCTCTCTCCTCAACCCCCACTGAGACCCTCAAACTGACCCCAGCCTGCCTGTCCCCGAGCCCTCTGTTGGCTGCAGGGACCCACCCATGATGAGGCAGAGCAGCTGCCCCCGCCAAGTGACCGTGAGGGGGCCCAGGAACACCAAGGCCAGGAAAGGCTGCCGCTCACACTGCCCCTGGGAAAGGCACGAGGGTCACCTCTCCCGAGAGCACTCGTGAGGTCCCAGCCACGgggtggagagaggaggcagCCCCAGGCGCACGCGGCTTACCCACCGGGCCCACACACACCAGCCTGCCGCACATGCTGCACCTCGAGCCGACGACCAGGAATCTGCCCTTGTCGGGGGTGAAGGGGTCCCTCATCACGTAGCTCTCCTCCAGGAGGCTGCAGGACAGGAAGAGGGGGCGGAAAGGCCCGACCTCTGCTGACAGGAACTCGGCAGCTGCACGGACCTCCCGGGGGCCGCCCGCCGGGGCCGCGCATCgagggaggggctgggccccCAGCGCCACCGAGTAGTAGCAGAGAGGAGCAAAGGGGCCAGGCTGGGACTGAAACAAGACCTGCTCCAGGCTCTGCGACAGCCTCCGAGAGAGCGCTGCTCCTCCTCGGCCCAGAGAAGTGCTGCGGCAACTCCACCCCAGACCCCACCTGACTCAACaggatggggctgggggcaggcacgagtcctctccccgcccccaggaTGATGCCCACTCCCAAACGGCTTCCACGCAGGGAGCACGTGGAGGCTGCCGATGGGTGCCCTGCTGGCCTCCAGTGCACGTCAGAAAGGAGACCAAGAGAGTCCTGAGGCAACACCCCCAGGATCCCCGCGGCCAGAGGGAAGAGGCCTGGCCCCCAGCACCCGTCCCATGTAATGGACTGGTCAGATCCTCACAAGGTGGCGTCTGATGAAGGACGAGCTGAAGGTCAAGAATCAAGGCCTGGGACCCATTGGCTCTGTTGCAGGCCTTCCCTGGGCAGATGCTGGCCCTCAGGGCTCACTCCCACCAGAACAGGAGCTGCGGGCAGGAAAGTCCACCCAAGGCCGAACATGGAGGGAGGGACTGGGAGGTTCCAGAAGAGCCAGATGGCCCTTGAACCCATCAGGTGTGGCTCACACCTCAAGCACCCAGAGCCTGGGCAGGGTGGGCCCAGACACAACACACAAGCTCTGTGTCAGATTCAGGCCAGAGAGCTCTGGCAAGGCTCCTGGGCTGGGACCCTGGTACTCACACGACAGACTGGCTGTCAGGGGGCTGCCGCCCCTGGTAGCTGTATGGAGCTGTTAAGGCACAGAGCTGGCACTTGAACACACCCAGGGGGGTTCGCTCCGTCTCACACGCCATCTGCAAGGCCAAGAGATGGGGCACATCACCTACAGAACCAAGAACCACGCACATCTCAAAGTTCCCCACTGCCTGCTTCTTCCCCACAGAGAAGATGGGCACCATACACACCAGGAGTCTCCAGTCAGGGCAACTGCAAGACCCGCTCAAGGTCACACGTTCTCGTCAAGTGTACATGAGGTAACCGCCAAGATAAGACTATAGGCTAGGCCAAAAACTGAGCCTCAAACTTTAAAAGCCTGAAACCATAAAGTACCTTCTCTAACCCCTAAATAAGTCAATTAAAATCAGTAACAAAGTGATACatggaaaatccccaaatatttggaaattaaatgatatatttctGCATAAATCATGATTCACAGAAGAAATcccaagagaaattagaaaatagcttgaactaaatgaaaactaaaataccAAAGTATACACAATGCAGTTTAAGCTGATTTTAGAGAAATTCACAGCTTTAAATGCCTAAACTGGAAATGAAGATTTAAAATAAGTCATCTAACTTTCTACCTTAAGAAGCTACAAAAAggcaaattaaacccaaaatacacagaaaaaagaaaataataaagaacagaaatcaaggaaatagaaaatggacaaacaataggaaaaaaatcaataaaaccaaaactgGTTACTTCAAAACGTCAATAAAGTTGATAACCTCTAGTTAGACTgatcaagaaaaacagaaaaatgataaaaattaccaTAATGAGGAACAAAATAGGGGACATCACTAAGACTACAGACATCAAAAGAATAATAAGGAAATGCAGTGACCTTTTTACCCAATGAACTTGACAGTTTAGATGAAATAGACacatttcttgaaaataaaaacaccaattaCCAAAAGTGACTCAAAATGGAAAACCTGAAAAGACCTATATTTATTAAGAAAAGTGaatctgtaattttaaattttactttaaaatgaaatagagCACCAGCAAAACTTCATGCCCAGATGGCTTTACCAGCAAATTGTCAAGCATTTACATGAGTAACACCAACCTACAGAAACATTCAGAATACAGAGCAgggtggctttcctggtggctcagtggtatggaatccacccaccaatgcaggataCAAAGGATGGATCCCTGATACCAGGAAGATGCCCCATGtggaggagcaactaagcccatgcatccaAGAGCATGGGAGCCGCAACTGTTGAAGCCCCATGCACCACAGAGCTTGTGCTCTGCGGTAAGAAAACCACCGCagcgagaagcccgcacaccacaaccagagagcagcccctgcgcCCCGCAACCAGAGAAGGCCCGCTCGCggcaaagacccagcgcaaccaaacgCAAATAAATCAACCATAggaaaaaagaatacagagaaaGGAGTACTTGCAAAGAAATTCTGAGGCTAGTATCACATGAACTACCAAAACTTCCAGGATTACCTTGATACCATTAACTAGACTAGACTATTAGCTGATAATTGGTTAACTGATACCTGACAGCATCaactggaaagactagagagctcttcaaaaaattagagacgccaagggaatgtttcatgcaaagatgggcacgataaaggacagaaatggtatggacctaacagaagcagaagatattaagaagaggtggcaagaatacacagaagaactatacaaaaaacatcttcatgacccagataatcacaatggtgtgatcactcacctagagccagacattctgtaatttgaagtcaagcgggccttaggaagcatcactacgaacaaagctagtggaggtgatggaattccagctgagctatttcaaaaccttaaagatgatgctgtgaaagtgctgcactcaatataccaagaaatttggaaaactcagcagtggtcacaggattggaaaaggtcagttttcactccaatcccaaagatgggCGATGCCAAAGACtattcaaaccaccacacaactgcactcatctcacacactactaaagtaatgctcaaaattctccaaaccagacttccaacagtacgtgaactatgaacttccagatgttcaagctggatttagaaaaggcagaagaaccagagatcaaattgctaacatccattggatcacagaaaaagcaagagaattccagaaaaatatctacttctgctttattgattatgccaaagcctttgactgtgtggatcacaactgtggaaaattcttcaaaagatggtaATACCACAgcatctcacctgcctcctgagaaatctatatgcaggtcaagaagccaacagttagaaccagacagggaaCAACGACtagctccaaattgggaaaggagtacgtcaaggctgtgtactgcaTATATGTAACTTTTACGCAGAGTGTATCAGGTGAAAcgcgggctggatgaagcacaggtggaatcaagatgtcgggagaaatgtcaataacctcagatacacagatgacaccacccttatggcagacagtcaagaggaactgaagagcctcctgatgaaggtgaaagaggagagtgaaaaagctgccttaaaactcaacattcaaaaaattaaggtcatggcatccagtcctatcacttcatagcaaatagatggggaaacaatggaaacagtgacagcctttattttcttgggctccaaaatcactgcag
Above is a genomic segment from Bos indicus isolate NIAB-ARS_2022 breed Sahiwal x Tharparkar chromosome 5, NIAB-ARS_B.indTharparkar_mat_pri_1.0, whole genome shotgun sequence containing:
- the CDPF1 gene encoding cysteine-rich DPF motif domain-containing protein 1 isoform X2, giving the protein MACETERTPLGVFKCQLCALTAPYSYQGRQPPDSQSVVLLEESYVMRDPFTPDKGRFLVVGSRNAVYSTPRDFASPVSRTTWMLSLRKFSKTWRKEKSPSRGLPASAVLNHECSRVPGPQRCSPRACGHAGFRGPGQRRGRDGATVPAFFLGHWEPCLQPGGAGVCLQQHQGQEPAETAPTGRPQTPALRDRSPPPAQPPP
- the CDPF1 gene encoding cysteine-rich DPF motif domain-containing protein 1 isoform X1, which gives rise to MMACETERTPLGVFKCQLCALTAPYSYQGRQPPDSQSVVLLEESYVMRDPFTPDKGRFLVVGSRNAVYSTPRDFASPVSRTTWMLSLRKFSKTWRKEKSPSRGLPASAVLNHECSRVPGPQRCSPRACGHAGFRGPGQRRGRDGATVPAFFLGHWEPCLQPGGAGVCLQQHQGQEPAETAPTGRPQTPALRDRSPPPAQPPP
- the CDPF1 gene encoding cysteine-rich DPF motif domain-containing protein 1 isoform X3 gives rise to the protein MPGRSAACCMDSGRRSLWEKIVPELKRPHMPRKMACETERTPLGVFKCQLCALTAPYSYQGRQPPDSQSVVLLEESYVMRDPFTPDKGRFLVVGSRCSMCGRLVCVGPECSLFYSKRFCLPCVQDNVDAFPQEIQQDLEKRKVPFTRPASQRSSQP